One stretch of Corynebacterium callunae DSM 20147 DNA includes these proteins:
- a CDS encoding ATP-dependent helicase gives MANSVLSRFRPQVAEWFRDVFAAPTPVQEGTWKAVSEGNNALVVAPTGSGKTLAAFLWALNSLTEQTGQTVLDTGTPVPVRGGKVKVLYISPLKALGVDVENNLRAPLNGIARTAAKMGLDVPNITVAVRSGDTPAAERARQVRKAPDILITTPESAYLMLTSKAGAILSEVDVVIIDEIHAMAGTKRGVHLALTLERLEMLTKRPVQRVGLSATVRPLETVASFLGGNRPVTIVAPPAEKKWELTVTVPVEDMSDLPTQEQGSTIGEYVIDDPLGLTGESALPTQNSIWPHIEQQVYNQVMSAKSTIVFVNSRRSAERLTSRLNEIWALEHDPESLSPELRRPPAQVMGSDVAGKAPQVIARAHHGSVSKDERALTETMLKEGRLKAVISTSSLELGIDMGAVELVIQVESPPSVASGLQRVGRAGHFVGATSIGSFYPKHRSDLVQTAVTVQRMKEGLIEELKVPKNALDVLAQQTVAAVSIADVNVDEWYEIVRKSYPYRELAREVYDSVIDLVSGVYPSTDFAELRPRVVFDRVSGMLESRPGAQRVAVTSGGTIPDRGMFGVFLVGDGPRRVGELDEEMVYESRVGDVFTLGASSWRIEEITRDQVIVTPAPGHTGRLPFWTGDAAGRPAELGKALGAFRRTTLADPASSGLEGWAHDNLIAFLQEQEEATGVLPDEKTLVLERFRDELGDWRIVLHTPYGRGVNAAWALAIGAKIAEATGMDAQAVSGDDGIVLRLPDGEEPSGALFMFDAEEIEKIVTEQVGNSALFASRFRECAARALLLPRRNPGKRAPLWQQRQRAAQLLDVARKYPSFPIILETVRECLQDVYDLPALKQLIEDLQLRRVRIVEVTTQQPSPFASSLLFNYTGAFMYEGDSPLAEKRAAALALDPTLLAKLLGEVELRQLLDPDIIQEVHDQLRRVSDRAARNNEELADSLRILGPIPLDELGEHITFDDPDLGDRAMTVRINGRPHLAQVLDAPLLRDALGVPVPPRVPAQVETITDAMEQLVNRWVRTRGPFVAQDLADAFGLGIAQAITYLRAAPVTEGHFRQGIAAQEYCATEVLGIIRRRSLALARKQTRPVSQTAYARFLLDWQQVAPVGKRPTLRGVDGTYSVIEQLAGVRLPASAWEDLVLPARVDYSPAHLDELTANGEVLIVGAGQAGSRDPWITLLPADFAEQLVGAASTSLTPLQEAVVEQLKPGGGFLFSDILAANFGYTASQLQEAMWGLVEAGVVSPDSFAPIRARLASGGAHKAKRRPTRSRVRTRTTFNTEVPPDMRGRWALTVQPADATSRSVAHGEAWLDRYGVVTRGSVVAEDVVGGFALAYKVLSGFEESGKAIRGYLIEGLGAAQFSTPAIIDRLRGNDDSPDVEGWPSGATDPEVYLIAAADPANPYGAALPWPESGNRAAGAMVVLCDGMLLAHISRGGRTLNVFHDDIERIARALATYDRLTVEKINGESVFDSPLLAKFRSFGASITPKGMRFREVISFDDQLPERGARPFRGGFGR, from the coding sequence ATGGCTAATAGCGTTCTTTCCCGATTCCGTCCCCAAGTAGCAGAGTGGTTTAGGGATGTTTTTGCAGCGCCAACTCCGGTTCAGGAAGGAACCTGGAAGGCGGTTTCAGAGGGAAATAATGCATTAGTGGTAGCACCAACAGGTAGTGGTAAAACCCTCGCTGCTTTTTTGTGGGCACTTAATTCGCTCACCGAACAAACAGGTCAAACGGTTCTAGATACCGGCACGCCAGTTCCAGTCCGCGGTGGCAAGGTGAAAGTTCTTTATATTTCACCGCTTAAAGCACTAGGTGTGGACGTGGAAAATAACCTGCGCGCACCCCTTAATGGTATTGCTCGTACGGCTGCAAAAATGGGCCTTGATGTGCCGAATATCACCGTGGCAGTGCGCTCTGGCGATACCCCGGCAGCGGAGCGTGCACGCCAGGTTCGCAAAGCTCCAGACATCCTCATTACCACTCCCGAATCTGCCTACCTCATGCTCACTTCCAAGGCCGGAGCAATCCTCTCTGAGGTGGATGTTGTCATCATTGATGAGATCCACGCCATGGCTGGCACTAAAAGGGGAGTACACCTCGCACTGACCCTGGAACGCCTGGAAATGCTGACCAAACGCCCGGTGCAAAGGGTAGGTCTTTCAGCTACTGTGCGACCGCTAGAAACCGTAGCTTCTTTCCTCGGGGGCAATCGTCCGGTAACTATTGTGGCGCCACCTGCGGAAAAGAAATGGGAACTTACGGTCACTGTCCCGGTGGAAGATATGTCAGATCTGCCGACTCAGGAGCAGGGCTCGACTATCGGGGAGTACGTCATCGATGATCCTTTGGGACTCACCGGTGAATCTGCCTTGCCTACCCAGAATTCCATTTGGCCGCATATTGAGCAGCAGGTTTATAACCAGGTGATGTCTGCCAAATCCACCATTGTCTTTGTAAATTCCAGACGCTCGGCGGAACGCCTTACTAGTCGCTTAAATGAAATCTGGGCGCTGGAGCATGATCCGGAATCGCTATCACCAGAATTGCGGCGCCCCCCAGCACAGGTCATGGGAAGTGATGTTGCAGGCAAAGCGCCACAGGTGATTGCGCGTGCCCATCATGGGTCAGTGTCCAAGGACGAGCGGGCCCTCACTGAAACGATGCTGAAGGAGGGGCGTTTAAAAGCCGTTATTTCCACCTCCTCCCTCGAGTTGGGTATCGATATGGGTGCGGTGGAGCTTGTCATCCAGGTGGAATCACCGCCGTCCGTGGCAAGTGGTCTGCAGCGCGTGGGGCGCGCGGGGCACTTTGTGGGGGCGACGTCGATAGGCTCCTTTTATCCCAAACACCGCTCAGATTTGGTGCAAACCGCGGTCACTGTGCAGCGCATGAAAGAGGGCCTTATCGAGGAGCTAAAAGTCCCCAAAAATGCCCTTGACGTGCTGGCACAGCAAACTGTCGCGGCCGTGTCCATAGCGGATGTTAATGTCGACGAGTGGTACGAGATTGTGCGGAAATCTTATCCCTATAGGGAGTTGGCCAGGGAGGTTTATGATTCAGTCATTGATTTAGTGAGCGGGGTATATCCCTCCACGGATTTTGCGGAGCTGCGGCCTCGCGTGGTCTTTGACCGTGTCTCCGGAATGCTTGAATCGCGTCCCGGCGCGCAAAGAGTTGCCGTTACCAGTGGTGGCACTATTCCAGACCGTGGCATGTTTGGCGTGTTTTTGGTTGGCGATGGTCCGCGCCGGGTAGGTGAGCTTGATGAAGAGATGGTCTATGAGTCTCGGGTGGGAGATGTATTTACCCTCGGCGCCTCCAGTTGGCGTATTGAGGAGATCACGCGTGATCAGGTGATCGTTACCCCTGCGCCGGGGCACACTGGCCGCCTGCCGTTTTGGACTGGCGATGCCGCCGGGCGGCCTGCGGAGCTCGGCAAAGCCTTGGGAGCTTTTCGACGCACCACCCTCGCTGATCCCGCGTCTTCTGGATTAGAGGGCTGGGCACATGACAATCTCATTGCTTTCCTGCAGGAACAAGAGGAAGCAACGGGAGTGCTCCCTGATGAAAAAACCCTGGTTCTTGAGCGTTTTAGGGATGAACTAGGGGACTGGCGCATTGTTTTGCACACCCCTTATGGACGCGGGGTTAATGCTGCGTGGGCACTTGCCATTGGGGCAAAAATTGCGGAAGCAACGGGAATGGATGCGCAGGCTGTTTCGGGAGATGATGGCATTGTACTGCGGCTTCCAGATGGCGAAGAGCCCAGCGGTGCCTTGTTTATGTTTGATGCGGAAGAAATCGAAAAGATCGTCACTGAGCAGGTGGGAAACTCCGCACTTTTCGCCAGTCGCTTCCGAGAGTGCGCAGCACGTGCTTTGTTGCTGCCGCGTCGTAATCCTGGAAAGCGTGCACCTTTGTGGCAGCAGCGCCAGCGCGCAGCCCAACTACTGGACGTGGCACGGAAATATCCTAGTTTTCCGATCATTTTGGAAACGGTTCGCGAATGTCTCCAAGACGTTTATGATCTGCCGGCCCTGAAGCAATTGATTGAGGATCTGCAGCTGCGCCGGGTGCGAATTGTGGAGGTCACCACCCAGCAGCCCAGCCCCTTTGCTTCTTCTTTGCTCTTTAACTACACCGGTGCCTTTATGTATGAGGGCGATAGTCCGCTGGCGGAAAAGCGCGCAGCAGCCCTTGCTCTCGATCCAACTCTCTTGGCAAAGCTGCTGGGGGAAGTTGAGCTAAGACAACTTCTCGATCCAGATATTATTCAGGAGGTCCACGATCAACTGCGCCGGGTAAGCGACCGAGCTGCGCGAAATAATGAAGAGCTGGCCGATTCTCTCCGTATTCTTGGTCCAATTCCACTGGATGAACTAGGCGAACACATCACCTTTGATGATCCTGACTTAGGTGATCGTGCCATGACGGTGCGAATTAATGGACGCCCGCACTTAGCGCAAGTTCTTGACGCACCACTGCTGAGAGATGCTTTGGGAGTCCCAGTGCCTCCGAGAGTTCCGGCGCAGGTGGAAACCATCACTGATGCCATGGAACAGCTGGTTAACCGGTGGGTAAGAACTCGTGGACCATTTGTGGCACAAGACCTCGCGGATGCCTTTGGGCTAGGAATTGCCCAAGCAATCACCTATTTGCGAGCAGCTCCCGTCACGGAGGGTCATTTCCGGCAAGGGATAGCCGCGCAGGAATATTGCGCCACGGAAGTCTTGGGCATTATCCGCAGGCGCAGCCTTGCCTTGGCGCGGAAACAAACAAGGCCGGTGTCGCAGACGGCTTATGCGCGTTTCTTGTTGGATTGGCAGCAGGTAGCGCCCGTCGGCAAGCGTCCGACGCTGCGCGGGGTTGATGGTACCTATTCGGTTATTGAGCAGCTCGCTGGCGTGCGTTTGCCAGCTAGCGCGTGGGAGGATTTGGTGTTGCCTGCCCGCGTGGATTATTCGCCGGCACATTTGGATGAGCTCACTGCTAATGGGGAAGTCCTGATTGTCGGTGCCGGCCAAGCCGGCAGCCGTGACCCCTGGATCACCTTGTTGCCCGCTGACTTCGCTGAGCAGCTGGTGGGGGCGGCGTCGACAAGCTTGACGCCTTTACAAGAAGCAGTTGTGGAACAGCTTAAACCGGGTGGCGGTTTCCTTTTTAGTGATATTTTGGCGGCGAATTTTGGCTATACCGCGAGCCAACTGCAGGAAGCTATGTGGGGATTGGTGGAAGCTGGCGTTGTCAGCCCCGACAGCTTTGCGCCGATCCGCGCGCGCCTGGCGTCTGGTGGCGCGCATAAGGCCAAGCGGCGTCCCACACGCTCCAGGGTGCGCACCCGCACCACCTTTAACACCGAAGTGCCACCAGATATGCGTGGTCGGTGGGCATTGACCGTGCAACCTGCCGACGCAACCAGCCGCTCGGTGGCGCACGGCGAGGCTTGGTTGGACCGCTACGGCGTGGTGACCCGGGGCAGCGTGGTTGCCGAAGACGTGGTTGGGGGCTTCGCGCTCGCTTATAAGGTGCTGTCGGGGTTTGAGGAAAGCGGCAAAGCCATCCGTGGCTACCTCATTGAAGGTCTGGGCGCCGCGCAATTTTCCACGCCCGCGATCATTGACCGCCTGCGCGGCAACGATGATTCCCCCGACGTTGAGGGGTGGCCCTCCGGCGCCACCGACCCCGAGGTCTACCTCATTGCCGCCGCCGATCCCGCCAACCCCTACGGCGCCGCGCTGCCGTGGCCCGAGTCCGGAAACCGCGCTGCGGGCGCGATGGTAGTGCTTTGCGACGGGATGCTCCTGGCACATATTTCTCGCGGCGGGCGCACACTTAATGTTTTTCACGATGACATTGAGCGCATTGCCCGTGCGCTAGCTACCTATGATCGCCTCACCGTAGAAAAAATCAACGGAGAAAGTGTTTTTGATTCTCCGCTCTTGGCAAAGTTCCGAAGCTTCGGGGCGTCCATCACTCCGAAGGGAATGCGCTTTCGGGAAGTGATCAGTTTTGATGATCAACTACCTGAGCGAGGGGCTCGACCATTTCGTGGAGGCTTCGGACGCTAA
- a CDS encoding DNA-formamidopyrimidine glycosylase family protein produces the protein MPEGDSVFQLSRRLQFMRGREVLETSLRVPSVALHDFTGSTVHRVWPYGKHLFMQFGEEVLHTHLKMEGSWAVHRKGDRWRKPGHTARVVLVLSENIEVVGHSLGFVRVFPVQDYPSQIANLGPDVLGDFDMSLAKANIMQQPLRSIGEALLDQSNLAGVGNEYRAEICFLLGVHPATPVASVDVDRALRITRKLMWENRNSPLRVTTGVRRAGESSYVFGRNNKPCRRCGTRIVKAELGERIIWWCPRCQPLVSDL, from the coding sequence ATGCCTGAAGGTGATTCCGTCTTTCAACTTTCCCGCCGTCTGCAATTTATGCGCGGTAGGGAAGTCCTAGAAACCTCGCTGCGCGTGCCTTCGGTGGCATTGCATGATTTCACTGGCAGCACTGTGCACCGGGTGTGGCCATATGGAAAACACCTCTTTATGCAATTTGGCGAGGAAGTTCTGCACACCCACCTTAAGATGGAGGGCTCCTGGGCTGTGCATCGCAAAGGGGATCGCTGGCGCAAACCTGGCCACACCGCTCGAGTTGTTTTAGTGCTTTCTGAAAACATCGAAGTGGTGGGGCATTCCCTGGGGTTTGTGCGAGTGTTCCCGGTCCAGGATTATCCCTCACAAATCGCGAACCTTGGCCCCGACGTTTTGGGCGACTTTGATATGTCGCTGGCCAAAGCAAATATTATGCAGCAACCACTGCGAAGCATCGGGGAAGCTCTGCTGGATCAATCCAATCTGGCGGGGGTAGGAAATGAATACCGCGCGGAGATTTGTTTTTTGTTGGGAGTACATCCGGCCACTCCAGTTGCCTCGGTAGACGTGGATCGAGCGCTGCGGATTACCCGGAAGCTCATGTGGGAAAATAGGAATTCCCCATTGCGAGTAACCACGGGGGTTCGTCGCGCAGGGGAATCATCCTACGTTTTTGGCAGAAATAACAAGCCCTGCCGCAGATGTGGTACTCGAATTGTTAAAGCAGAGCTGGGTGAAAGGATCATCTGGTGGTGTCCGCGCTGCCAACCGCTAGTATCAGATCTGTGA
- a CDS encoding YccF domain-containing protein, whose amino-acid sequence MKLLLNLIWLFFGGIWLALGYIFFGIIACCLIITIPAGVASFRMASYAFWPFGRTVVRTGGSLSTFHNVIWFLIAGFWLALGHLATAIAQAITIIGIPLAIANLKMIPVTCFPFGKQIVASPNSLF is encoded by the coding sequence GTGAAACTTCTACTAAATCTAATTTGGCTTTTCTTTGGTGGTATTTGGCTTGCCTTGGGCTACATCTTCTTCGGTATCATCGCCTGCTGTTTGATCATCACCATTCCCGCAGGTGTTGCCAGCTTCAGAATGGCCAGCTACGCCTTCTGGCCTTTTGGCCGCACCGTAGTTCGCACCGGTGGCAGCCTATCTACCTTCCACAATGTGATTTGGTTCCTCATCGCCGGGTTCTGGTTGGCGTTGGGGCACCTGGCCACCGCAATTGCCCAGGCAATCACCATCATTGGCATTCCGCTGGCCATTGCGAATCTCAAAATGATTCCGGTTACCTGCTTCCCCTTTGGAAAGCAGATTGTTGCTAGTCCGAACTCGCTTTTTTAG
- a CDS encoding DedA family protein → MIMNWIISLMEALGAPGVGFAVFLENVFPPIPSEVVLPLAGFTTTQGDLNVWAALIWSVIGSVAGAYLLYGLGRAIGANRLREIADKMWLVDASDVDKSLLWFDKYGRYSVFFGRLVPGVRSLISIPAGVDKMNPLLFGVLTAVGSTIWNAILIWAGVALGAEWETVSRWFESYSSVIYAVIVLVLLFFLFKLVRRNATKKASSD, encoded by the coding sequence ATGATCATGAATTGGATTATCTCGCTGATGGAGGCCTTGGGGGCTCCGGGCGTGGGATTCGCAGTATTTTTGGAAAATGTCTTTCCACCAATTCCCAGTGAAGTAGTGTTGCCTCTCGCAGGTTTCACCACAACTCAAGGTGATCTAAATGTGTGGGCGGCCCTAATCTGGTCTGTCATTGGATCCGTGGCAGGAGCTTATTTGCTCTATGGCCTAGGCCGCGCTATCGGCGCAAACCGCCTCCGGGAAATCGCTGACAAAATGTGGCTTGTTGATGCCTCCGACGTCGATAAGTCCCTGCTTTGGTTTGATAAGTATGGCCGTTATTCGGTGTTTTTTGGCCGACTCGTCCCAGGCGTGAGAAGTCTGATTTCTATCCCTGCGGGTGTCGATAAGATGAATCCCCTGCTTTTTGGTGTCCTTACCGCAGTGGGCAGCACCATCTGGAATGCCATCTTAATCTGGGCCGGAGTAGCTCTCGGCGCCGAATGGGAAACAGTATCCCGTTGGTTCGAGAGCTATTCTTCCGTCATCTACGCAGTAATTGTGTTGGTTTTGCTGTTCTTCTTGTTTAAGTTGGTGCGTCGAAACGCAACTAAAAAAGCGAGTTCGGACTAG
- a CDS encoding MFS transporter has translation MKSPRLLALTAIVLTSFNLRTAITALAPLVPEIQTDLAVSATHIGVLGMIPTAMFALAAFVLPRLKRKLSTSQLLLFAMLLTAAGQLIRVVGGANLLTIGSILALFAIGITNALMPLAVREYFPNHIASMSTTYLVSSQLVQASAPMLAVPISLWAAHLGISGWRVSLGSWALLGLAAAVAWIPLLTSRSGTSSNQNLEVNMLPVWKTSVGLGLGFMFGFTSFSTYILMSFLPQMVSDPQLGAILLGWWSILGLPLNILGPWFVSRFRDSYPLLFTAGICFLIGNAGLCLAPMAAPWLWVTLSGLGPLAFPMALTLINFRARSTAGAAALSSFAQGLGYSVACLGPLLTGLLLDATRSFSSVLVLFILATIFVLIGGYFATRAVHVEDLINR, from the coding sequence GTGAAATCCCCGCGGCTTTTAGCGCTGACTGCAATCGTCCTCACCTCCTTCAACCTACGCACGGCAATTACCGCCCTCGCACCGTTGGTTCCGGAGATTCAGACGGACCTCGCAGTCAGCGCTACGCATATCGGGGTCTTGGGAATGATTCCCACCGCCATGTTTGCATTAGCTGCTTTTGTGCTTCCTCGTTTGAAGCGGAAGCTCTCAACCTCGCAGCTCTTACTTTTTGCAATGCTGCTCACCGCCGCGGGGCAGCTTATCCGAGTGGTTGGTGGCGCCAACTTACTCACAATTGGCTCGATCCTCGCACTTTTTGCTATCGGCATAACCAACGCGCTGATGCCACTGGCAGTGCGGGAATATTTCCCGAACCATATCGCCAGTATGTCCACCACATATTTGGTGTCCTCCCAATTAGTGCAAGCCTCAGCCCCGATGCTCGCCGTACCCATTTCTTTATGGGCCGCGCATCTCGGCATTAGCGGTTGGCGAGTCTCCCTGGGGTCCTGGGCACTTTTAGGCTTAGCCGCCGCCGTAGCCTGGATCCCGCTTCTTACTTCAAGATCGGGAACTTCCAGCAATCAAAACCTTGAAGTAAATATGCTTCCGGTGTGGAAAACTTCCGTGGGCCTCGGCCTGGGTTTCATGTTTGGCTTTACATCCTTTTCGACCTATATTCTGATGTCGTTTTTGCCCCAAATGGTTTCCGATCCTCAGCTCGGCGCAATTCTTTTGGGCTGGTGGTCAATTTTAGGATTGCCCCTGAACATTCTCGGACCGTGGTTCGTGTCGCGCTTTAGAGATTCCTATCCACTTTTATTCACCGCCGGCATCTGCTTTCTCATCGGCAATGCAGGCCTGTGCCTCGCACCCATGGCTGCCCCGTGGCTGTGGGTTACGCTTTCCGGGCTCGGGCCTCTGGCTTTCCCCATGGCGCTTACCCTCATCAACTTCCGCGCCCGCAGCACCGCCGGCGCTGCGGCGCTTAGCTCATTTGCTCAGGGGCTGGGGTATTCAGTTGCGTGCCTCGGTCCGCTGCTCACCGGTTTGCTTCTCGACGCCACCCGGTCCTTTTCCTCAGTGTTGGTACTTTTCATCCTCGCAACGATCTTCGTTTTGATTGGTGGGTACTTTGCCACACGCGCTGTCCATGTCGAAGATCTTATTAATAGATAG
- the pgi gene encoding glucose-6-phosphate isomerase encodes MPNISTTAAWKQLAEHYSTFDGTTLRELFSDDTRAEKFTFSAAGLHVDLSKNLANEETLTRLLALTEEAGLRGRIDDMFAGVHLNNTEDRAVLHTALRLPVEANLEVDGQDVVADVHETLGRMRDFATALRSGKWLGHTGHTIKKIVNIGIGGSDLGPAMATKALRSYATAGITAEFVSNVDPADLVATLEDLDAESTLFIIASKTFTTQETLSNARAARAWLVEKLGEDAVSKHFVAVSTNAEKVAEFGIDTANMFGFWDWVGGRYSVDSAVGLSLMAVIGPRDFMRFLGGFHAMDEHFRTAEFSENIPVLMGLLGVWYSDFYGAETHAVLPYSEDLSRFAAYLQQLTMESNGKSVHRDGTPVSTGTGEIYWGEPGTNGQHAFFQLIHQGTRLVPADFIGFARPKKDLPAGDRSMHDLLMSNFFAQTKVLAFGKTAEEIAAEGVAADLVNHKVMPGNRPTTTILAEELTPAVLGALIALYEHIVMVQGVIWDINSFDQWGVELGKQQANDLAPAVSGEEEVNSGDSSTDSLIKWYRSNR; translated from the coding sequence ATGCCAAACATTTCAACAACCGCAGCCTGGAAGCAACTTGCTGAGCATTATTCCACTTTTGATGGAACCACCTTGCGTGAGCTGTTTTCCGATGACACACGCGCAGAGAAGTTCACCTTTTCCGCGGCTGGCTTGCACGTTGATCTATCCAAAAACTTGGCTAATGAAGAGACTTTAACTCGCCTACTCGCACTCACCGAGGAGGCGGGTCTACGCGGGCGCATTGATGACATGTTTGCCGGTGTGCATCTCAACAACACCGAGGATCGCGCCGTGCTGCATACTGCTTTGCGCCTTCCTGTGGAAGCAAACCTAGAGGTAGACGGCCAGGACGTCGTCGCAGATGTGCACGAGACCCTTGGTCGTATGCGTGACTTCGCTACTGCGCTTCGCTCCGGCAAGTGGCTCGGACACACCGGACACACCATCAAGAAGATCGTCAATATCGGCATCGGAGGCTCTGACCTCGGACCTGCAATGGCAACCAAGGCGCTTCGTTCCTACGCCACCGCCGGCATTACCGCTGAATTTGTCTCCAACGTTGACCCAGCCGACTTGGTCGCAACCTTGGAAGACCTGGATGCAGAATCCACCCTTTTTATTATCGCTTCCAAGACTTTCACCACTCAGGAAACCCTTTCCAATGCCCGTGCGGCGCGTGCCTGGCTGGTCGAAAAGTTGGGTGAAGATGCTGTTTCCAAGCACTTCGTCGCAGTGTCTACCAATGCGGAAAAGGTTGCTGAATTTGGCATTGACACCGCCAACATGTTTGGTTTCTGGGATTGGGTAGGCGGACGCTACTCCGTGGACTCCGCAGTTGGACTTTCCTTGATGGCAGTCATCGGACCTCGCGACTTCATGCGATTCCTCGGAGGCTTCCATGCCATGGATGAGCACTTCCGCACTGCTGAATTCTCCGAAAACATTCCGGTTCTAATGGGTCTGCTTGGCGTTTGGTACTCCGACTTCTATGGTGCAGAAACTCACGCAGTACTTCCATATTCTGAAGATCTCAGCCGTTTTGCTGCTTATCTGCAACAGTTGACCATGGAATCTAATGGCAAGTCTGTCCACCGTGATGGCACTCCAGTTTCCACCGGCACCGGCGAAATCTACTGGGGCGAGCCAGGCACCAACGGCCAGCATGCGTTCTTCCAGCTAATCCACCAGGGCACCCGCCTTGTGCCGGCAGACTTCATTGGCTTTGCCCGTCCCAAGAAGGATTTGCCAGCCGGTGATCGCAGCATGCATGACCTGCTCATGAGCAACTTCTTCGCACAGACCAAGGTTCTTGCTTTTGGTAAGACTGCGGAAGAGATCGCTGCTGAAGGTGTCGCAGCTGACTTGGTAAACCACAAGGTCATGCCTGGTAACCGACCAACCACCACCATCCTGGCTGAGGAACTTACCCCCGCAGTACTAGGTGCACTCATTGCTCTCTACGAGCACATCGTGATGGTTCAGGGTGTCATCTGGGATATCAACTCCTTTGACCAGTGGGGCGTCGAGCTCGGCAAACAGCAGGCAAATGACCTTGCTCCAGCTGTTTCCGGCGAGGAAGAAGTTAACTCCGGTGATTCCTCCACTGATTCATTGATCAAGTGGTACCGCTCCAATCGATAG
- a CDS encoding HNH endonuclease signature motif containing protein, whose amino-acid sequence MDHRFWKDVLPDDEEDHSTAIASLATATGVPRDYISRLSIAFATLRDLPQLETLQNNLFHLDCTRLIAISNALAGINPENLPEADRLLTEFLTATSPNQVLPSAASISRRIKDLRDLLDDARATGSRGTQDDASFGVDFHPDGSAEIGATVDAVDGYIINEAVSQRAKANELSFGEAFSDILRNKINVKVILNLYTASDLANAPVWASGIGWLDAKAGKFWSKRATKTRDMDEAAKITTTKHDPPPALRAAIIGRDGTCRFPGCSVPAHKAQIDHRVPFEESGKTTLDDSADLCQHHHNMKTDGRINYLIDPYSGIIVWLMGDGTWSVTEPNGPLSPKNARWAQTVSQHRTAFNKRWTT is encoded by the coding sequence ATGGATCATCGATTCTGGAAAGACGTCCTGCCAGACGATGAGGAAGACCACTCCACCGCAATCGCTAGTTTGGCCACCGCAACTGGTGTTCCGCGTGATTATATTTCCCGCTTATCTATTGCCTTTGCCACTCTGAGAGATCTCCCCCAGCTCGAAACGCTACAAAATAATCTTTTCCACTTGGACTGCACTCGACTTATTGCAATTAGCAATGCCCTAGCTGGCATCAACCCCGAAAACCTCCCGGAAGCCGATCGTCTGCTCACCGAATTTCTCACCGCGACCTCACCGAATCAGGTCTTGCCCAGCGCCGCGTCTATTAGCCGCCGTATTAAAGACTTAAGAGATTTGCTTGACGACGCAAGAGCCACAGGTTCCCGTGGAACTCAGGATGATGCCAGTTTTGGAGTGGACTTCCATCCCGATGGCAGCGCTGAAATAGGCGCCACAGTTGATGCCGTAGATGGCTACATCATCAATGAAGCAGTCTCGCAACGCGCCAAAGCCAATGAACTCAGCTTTGGAGAAGCATTTAGTGACATTCTGCGTAATAAGATCAACGTCAAAGTAATCCTCAACCTCTACACAGCCTCTGATCTGGCGAATGCTCCAGTTTGGGCAAGTGGTATCGGTTGGCTTGACGCCAAAGCTGGAAAGTTCTGGTCTAAGCGCGCAACAAAAACTCGCGACATGGACGAAGCAGCAAAAATCACCACAACTAAGCACGACCCACCACCTGCGCTGCGAGCTGCCATCATCGGCCGCGATGGAACATGCCGCTTCCCCGGATGCTCAGTACCAGCCCACAAAGCTCAGATCGACCATCGAGTTCCTTTTGAAGAAAGTGGAAAAACCACTTTGGATGACTCTGCTGATCTCTGCCAGCATCACCACAATATGAAAACTGATGGACGGATAAATTATCTGATCGATCCTTATTCAGGAATCATTGTCTGGCTGATGGGCGATGGAACTTGGTCAGTTACCGAACCAAACGGACCGCTATCTCCGAAGAATGCGAGGTGGGCTCAAACGGTTTCACAACACCGCACTGCTTTTAACAAGCGTTGGACCACCTAA
- a CDS encoding chorismate mutase produces the protein MTNAGENFEIRMPSGTDDPLSDAEIQKYRAEINRLDREIIDAIKRRTTISQTIGKTRMSSGGTRLVHTREVAIINQFREEIGEEGPALAGILLRLGRGKLG, from the coding sequence ATGACTAACGCAGGTGAAAACTTCGAGATCAGGATGCCTTCTGGCACAGATGACCCACTATCTGATGCAGAAATTCAGAAGTATCGCGCGGAAATTAACCGTCTAGATCGCGAAATTATTGATGCAATTAAGCGTCGTACTACTATTTCTCAAACAATTGGAAAAACTCGCATGAGCTCTGGAGGCACGCGCCTGGTGCACACCCGCGAGGTTGCGATTATTAATCAATTCCGTGAAGAAATCGGCGAGGAAGGCCCAGCATTGGCTGGTATCTTATTGCGCCTGGGTCGCGGCAAGCTCGGTTAA